In Candidatus Bipolaricaulota bacterium, the DNA window CCCCGGAGATGATCAGTTTGGTTGCGGTCGCCCGGTTCAGGTCGTAGTCAAGTCGGAGGGAGAACGGGGGAAACGAGGTTGTTATCCGCATCGGGTCGAACCGCGACCCGGCAAGATCGAGCCCCCCGGCAACGGCGAGTCCGGTTCCCCCGAGCGACCACGTCAGGTGATCCGTCGTCTCCACCCGATCGAACTCGAACGGACTCGATCCGTGCACCAGGCGGTAGGTGTAGGAGAGCTTCAGCCCCGGGGCGGAGAGGTCGGCGGCGAGGGTCCCGCTCTCTCTCCCCTCCCCCGTGGCGTAACGGGAGAGATCGATCCCGATCCGGGGGGAGAGGGAGAAGATCGAAAACCGCAGTGGCGCTGCAGGCTTTCCACTCACGCTAGTTTCGATTTTCATCGCCTCCGCCGACGCATCGCCCCGCCACTCCTTGTACCAGCCGGCGGAGAGCCGCGCCCCGACGGAGAGCGGCCCAAGCTGGATATCCCCGCGAGAGAGGTCGAGCTCAGGGAGGCGCTCCACGGTGCGCGTCGTCCCGTCTACCTCCGTCGTCTTACGGGAGGCGGCGAGGGAGAGGTCCCACTCCCCGAGCGCCTGGGTGAACGCGGCGGAGAAACTCAGGCTTGTCGTCTTCCCCACCGCCTTGTAGCTGACGCTCCCCGCTGCCTCCCCTCCACCGGGGAGGGAGAGGCGGGGGGCGAGGGAGACCTCAGTCACTGAATCCCCGACCTTGGCCGGGAAGAAGTAGACCCGTGCCCTCCCGGACAGGCCGGCGAGGGCGTAGTGGACGACCGCCCCCAACCCGATCTCTTGAAACCGGCTGAAGTAGTCGAACAGGATCGCCCCGTAGTTTTCCCGATCGAAGTAGAACGGGAGATTCCACTTGAGAAAAAATCCGTGCAGCGCGCTCTCCCCGACCGCCGGGAAGAGGGGGCTCTCCAGTGTCTCCTTGAGCGGCTGCACGTATACCGGGAGCCAGAATACCCGCGTTCCAAACGTCCGCACGGACAGGTTGAACGCTACGATCAGCCGGTTCGGGTAGAGGATCAGTCTTCCCGTCTCGATCGAGTACGGTTGCGCTCGCAGCAGCCCCCCACAGCAGTCGCAGGTGGACAGTTCCCCATCAGTGATCTCGATCTCGTCCACCTCCCCGTTCGCATCGAACGCAATCCTCCCCTCCTTCCCCCGGTAGATCAGGAGGTGTTCCTCCCCCTTGGAGTTCTTGAACTTGCTTTTCCCCTGAAACGAACCCGCGCTCGCCTCCCCGGTGGTGAGCCCACCTCCGTCCGGGACCAGCCGAGCGGAGACCTCATCCCCGGTCAGTTCCAACCCGTCTCCGACCCGGAGGGATACCGCACCGGTCGCGGACATGCTCCAGCTCCCATCCTCCTCCCGATCGAGCCGAACCCGGTCGGCGGAGAGGGCCGTCTTCTCGTAGGAGAGGTGCACGTTACCGTTGGCTTCCACGTGCGCCTCGTCGGACGAGATGAAGAGCCGGTCGCAGTCGATCGCCACCGGTGGCGTCGCCCCGAACGCGGTCCCGGCAAGGAGGAAGACGAACAGGAACGGGAGGAACCGGCGGACCCACCGCCGCGCGTTCCCGGAGTGGAGACGGTCGAGGCGGAGAAAGAGGAAGATCCCGATGACCCCGAAGGCGAGGTCCGGGATCCACGCCGCGAGCGCGGGAGAGATGATCCCCCGTCTTCCCAGGGTTTGGGTCCAGAGGAGGGTCCCCTGGAACCCACCGACGAGGAGGAACCCGATTACGATTCCCACTGCCCGGCTCCGCCACGCAAACAGGAGGCTCGTCGCCCCGCCGAACAGGACGAAGACCACGGCGGCGAGCGGAATCGCCAGCTTGAGGTTGCACTCGACGATGAGCTCATCGGCGGAGAGCCCGCTCCGCCGCAGGAGCGCGATCCTCTCCCGCAGCTCGTTTATCCCCATCTCCGCCGGGGTGCGGGACGAGACGAGCGCCCCGATCCCCGCGCTCCCCACCGCGATGCGGAAGTGATCGAACTTGCCGGTGTAGATCAGTACTCCGTCGGAATCGTATCCGTAGACACGGCCGTCCTTGAGGTCCCACGCTTCTTTGTCCCACTTCCCCTCCCGGGCGGTGAGGATCGTCACCGCGGCGTTCGCCGTGGGGAACAGTTTTCTCTGGGTATCGTAGATCAGGACCTCGTGCAGCGTTCGGTCGGACTCGTCGTAGCGGCGAACGTAGAAGAACTCCCCTTCCGGCCCGCGGAAGAACGTGTTGGCGCGGATGTGCGGCGCCCCCTCCCGAAAGATGATCCCGCGCAGGGTAGCCTGGTACGCCCGCTCCGCCGGAGGGACGGCCCAGTTGTAGAGACCGAAGTCGCCGATCCCGAGGAAGAGGGCGGCGATCACGAGCGGGAGAAGGATCCGCCGCAGCGGGATCCCGCTCGCCTCCAGGGCCATGATCTCCCGGTCGTGCACGAGCCGCCCCAATCCGAGGAAGGTGGCGAACAGGCCGCTCACCGGGAGGGCGAGGACGAGCATCGTCGGGGTCTTGAGGACGAGGAGGCGAAGCATGACGGAAAACCCGACCCCGCGGTCGACCAACAGCCCGGATAAGGACAGAATCAAATTGAGGAGGATGAACAAGAACAACCCCCCGACGGATACGAGGAACGGGCCGATCATCTCCCTGAGGATGTAGCGGTCGAACCGACGCATGATCATGAAATGATGATACCGAAAAATCCGTGGGCATGGCCAATCTTTCCGATTGACCACGCTCATCCCGCCGGGTATAGTGGAGGCATGGGAAAGAAGGCCTACATCGAGACCTGGGGCTGTCAGATGAACGTGCATCAGTCGGAGCGGATCGCGGGTCTGCTCGCACGAGCGGGGTACGAGCCGACCGACGACATCTCCACCGCTGATCTAATCGTGTTCAACACGTGCGCCGTCCGCCAGAAGGCGGAAGAGAAGGTGTACGGACGGATCGGTGAGGTGATGGAGCAGAAGCGGACCCGTCCGGTCCTGTTCGGGTTCGGTGGTTGCATCGGGCAGGTTCGCGGCGAGGCCCTGTTGCGCCGGTTCCCGGCGATCGATTTCCTGTTCGGGACGAGCGACCTGAACGCCCTCCCCGACCTCGTGGCTCGTGCCGCCGCCGGGGCCCGGGTCGTCCACCTCCCGCCGCCGCGGGGGACGGAGGAGCTCCCGGTGCGGCGGGCGAGCCGGGTGACGGCGATGGTGACGATCTCCGAGGGCTGTTCGAACGGCTGTTCCTACTGCATCGTCCCGCGCGCCCGCGGTCCGCTGCGCAGCCGCCCACCGGAATACGTCCTGCGCGAGGTGGAGGAAGCACTCGCTGCGGGATACAAGGAGGTGCTCCTCCTCGGGCAGAACGTCGATTCCTACGGGCGGGACCGCCCGGAGTACGGGGACTTCGCCGCTCTCCTCGAGCAGGTGGCGCGGCTGGGGGTCCCGCGGATCAGGTTCACCAGCTCCCACCCCCGCGATATGACCACCCGGGTCCTGGAGGCGGTCGCTGCCCACCGGAACGTGTGCAATCACATCCACCTCGCCGTCCAGTCGGGGAGCGATCGGATCCTGCGGGAGATGAACCGCGGCTACACCGCGGGCGAGTTCCTCGACATAGTCAAGCGGGCACGGGAGCTGATCCCCGGGATCAACGTCACCACCGACATCATCGTCGGCTACCCCGGCGAGACGGAGGCCGACTTCCGCGCCACGATCGAGTTGATCGAGGAAGCCCGGTTCGGGACGATCTTCGTCGCCAAGTACTCCCCCCGCCCCGGGACGCGCAGCTCCCGCCTCCCGGATGACGTCCCCCCGGAGGTGAAGGAGGCCCGATTGCAAGAGGTCCTCGCCCTATCCCGGCGGATCGGGCTCGAGATCAACCAACGGTTCATCGGTCGGACGGTCGAGGTCCTCATCGAGGGGAGGAACAGAAACGGCGATCCGTACGGGAGGACAGACGATCACCGCACCGTCGTCCTCCCCGGCGCCACAGTGGAGGCAGGCGAGTTCGCGGTGGTTCGCATCACCAGGGCAACGAGCGCCGGTCTCCACGGTGAGCCGGCCGTGCCGCTGGAAGTGAAGGGGGAAGGATGATCATCACCGTAACGCTCAACCCGGCGATCGACAAGATCTACTGGGTCGACCGCCTCCGCATCGAGGAGGAGGCGCAGGAGGAGTTCCTCACCCGCGCCGTCCGCAGCCAGACCTCGGCCGGGGGGAAGGGGATAAACATCTCGATCTTCCTCGCCCGACTCGGGGTGGAGAACGTGGCGATGGGGTTCGTGGGCGGACATACCGGCCACGTGGTGGTGCGCGACCTGCGCGACGAGGGGGTGACCACCAACTTCGTCTGGGTGGAGGGGGAGACGCGGACGAACGTCACCATCCTCGAACGCGGCCGCGAGTTCATCCCGATAATGGTGAGCGAGGAAGGCCAGGCGGTATCCCCAGTGGAGATGGAACGGTTCATGCGCCGCTACAAGCGGATCGTCCGGCGCGCGGACTGGGTGATCCTCGCCGGGAGCCTCCCTCCCGGGGTGGAACCGGACACCTATCGCGTCCTTGCCGCCCAGGCGCAGGCGGCGGGGGCAAAGGTGGCGGTGATGGCCGGCGGGACTCCCCTGGCCCGCGTCCTTGCCGCCGGACCGGACATCGTCAAGCCGGACACCCGCGAGCACCTGGTACTGGAGAACACACACCTTTCCACGCGGGAGCGGATCATCGCCGTGGGGAGGAAGGTGGTCGAACATGGGGTGGGAATGGTGGTCATCTCCCACGAGGTGGTAGGGGACCTGGTGATCACCAAGGACGGGGGTTGGGATATCGAATCCCGCGTTCCCGCGACCCGGTTCAAGAACCTCGTCGGGGCGGACGACGCCCTCATCGGCGGGATCGTCTACAAGCTTCACTCCGGCGCCCCACTCGAGGAGGCGCTCCGGTTCGGGATGGCGGCGGGGATCGCCAGCGCGGAGTCGGAGGAGAAGCTGTGTAATGACGTGGATGAGATCTCCCACGAGATGGAGCGGATCACCCTGACGCCGCTAGGAGGGAAAGATGCGGGTGAGTGAGATCATGACCAAGGACTTGACGGCGGTGGAGAAGGACATCTCCGTGCGGGAGCTGATATTCATCCTCAACTCCGCCGACATATCAGTGATGCCGATTGTGGACGATGACGGAGTCCTGATCGGAATAATCTCCGAGAAGGACCTGATCAAGGCGGCCCTCCCCGGCTACTTTGAAATGCTCCACAGCACCTCGTTCATCCCGGACTTGAACCAATTCTCCACCAAGCTTGCCAAGATCGCGCGCGACCCGATCGAACGGTACATGAAGCGTGATGTGGTGTCGATCGCGGTCGACGACGACGACCTCCAGGCGGCCGATCTCCTCATCCGCAAGAACCTGCGCAGCCTCCCGGTGATCGATAAGGAAGGGAGGCTCGCCGGGGTGGTGCGCCGGATCGACCTCCTTCGCAACCTCCTGTAGTAGGATGTCCGTCCCGTGGGAAGCCATCGGCCTGTCCCGGTTCTGTGCCGTCGACGGGGAGATGCGGGTCTGCGTCGAAGGTGGTGAACCCCGGCCGGAGCGCGACTGTACTGACACTCCGCTCGTCTCTTATGCTGATACCGACGGTATCTCACTCGGGCTCCTCGCCCGGGTCCTCCTCCCGACCCTCTCCGACCACTCCCTGAGCGGGCTCTGCTCCTACTTTCGGGTAACGAACCGAAAGGGAGAGCGGATCGTCGCGCTCCTTGCCGGGTTGATCGAAGAGGGGATGACGGTCTCCCCCCGTCTCCTCGCCCTCCTCAGCCGCCTCCTCCCCGGGCCGACCGGGGACCTCCTCTCGGCCCTCGTCCCCCATGCCTCCACTTCGGAGGAGCGTCCCCCGGCAGAGCCCACTCTTGACCAAGGGAAGGAATCGCCCGCGCCCGTCGTCACGGTGGAGGATGCCCTCTCCCCCACCGGCCCGGTCGGACAGGGGATGGCCGCGTTCGAGGACCGCCCTGGTCAGCTCGAGATGGCCCGGCTGGTGGAGGAGACGTTCTCCACCGGCGGGAAGCTCCTGGTCGAGGCCGGCCCCGGAACAGGAAAGACGTTCGCCTACCTCGTTCCCGCTCTCATCTACCTGCGCGATCATCCCGGGACACGGATCGTGGTCTCCACGCGCACCAAGCAGTTACAGGAGCAGGTGTACGAGAAGGATATCCCGTTCTTGATTCCGCGGATCGCCCCGGGAGTGAAGGCGGCCCTGCTCAAGGGGCGGGAGAACTACGCCTGCCTGCGCCAGTGGGAGCGGGTCCTCCCCGAGGTGATGGATGGGCTGGACCGCGACCTCCTCATCCCCCTCGCCTACTTCGCCGGGTGGCTGTTCCGGACCGAGACCGGCGACATCGAGGAGAACCGTGCCTTCCTCTCCGCCCCCCGCGGGTGGGAGCTCTGGCCCCGCCTCGCCGACAGCCCGCATCGCTGCTCCGGGCCGATCTGTCCGTTCTATGATGACTGCTTCTCCTTCGCCGCCCGGCGCCGCGCCCGCGCCGCCGGGTTGGTGGTGGTGAACCATTCCCTCCTCCTCGCCGATCTCGCGGCCGATGGGGGGATCCTCGGACCGTACGACTACTTGATCGTGGACGAGGCCCACTCGCTGGAAGGGACGGCGCGGGATGCGTTCACCGTTCGCCTCTCCGCTGCGACCCTCGATCGGTTCCTGGGGGAGGTGCACCGCCGCCGTGGGGGGTGGACGGGCCGGGTTCCGCTTCCGCCTGATGATCCGCGAATCTCCTCCCTGCGCGAGCTGGTGGGGACGCTCCGGAGCGCCAATCTCCGCCTGTTCACCCGCCTCGGAGACCTTCTTCCTTCAGAACAGCGCGGGCCCACCCCTGCTCTCGACCTCGGCACGGAGGCAACGCGGATCGTCAACCTCCTCGCCCGCCTGCGGGCAGAGATCGAGGGACTGGGTGAGGTGCTCGAGGACGACGCACCCGACCTCGCCCGGGAGGCGGAGCGCCTCTCCGTCGGGGCAGACGAGATCGCCGGGGTGTACTCCACCCTGTTCTCCCCGCCGCAGGAGGGATACGTCCACTGGTACGAACGCAGAGGGGACGGAGTCTTCCTCCATTCCACCCCGCTCGCCGTCGATCGGATCCTTGCTGAGGCACTGTATCCCCGCGCGAAGGGGATCGTCCTCACCTCCGCCACCCTCACCACCGATTCCGGGTTCTCCTACATCAGGCAGGCGTTGGGCCTCGCCGCTGCCGGAGAGCGAGTGCGTGAGGCGGTAGTGGCAAGCCCGTTCTCCTACCAGGAAGGGATGCGCATCTACCTTCCCCGGTTCCTCCCCCCGGTGAACGGAGACGGGGAGGAGTACGCGGGTGCTCTGTCCGAGCTGATCACCGCTCTTGCCCCGCTCGAGCGGAAGGTCCTCGTCCTGTTCACCTCCTATCGACTCCTCAACGCGGTCCATGCCCGCCTTTCCGGGACGATCCTCGCCCAGGGGATCGACGGCCCGCGTGGGAAGCTGCTCGAGCAGTTCAAGGGAACCAAGGGTGGAGCCGTCCTCCTCGGCACCGACTCATTCTGGGAGGGGGTTGACCTCCCGGGGGAGGACCTTGAGGTCCTCGTCATCACCCGCCTTCCGTTTCCCGTTCCCACCGATCCCGTCTTCTCTGCGCTCTGTTCTCGCTTCGAAGCGGAGGGACACGACCCGTTCCTGGAGCTATCCATCCCCCAGGCGGTCCTCCGGCTGCGACAGGGGGTGGGACGGCTGATCCGTACCCGGGCCGATCGCGGCGCGGTGATCATCACCGACCGTCGCATCCTGGAGCGCGGATACGGGGCGCGGTTCCGCGCCTCCCTCCCGGTGGAGCACATCTCCCCTCCCACTCTGGAGGCGCTCGTGCGCGACCTCGACGACTGGCTCGCACGCGGGGAGAGGTGACGGTATTGACATTTGTTCGATCCCCGTAGAGAATAGGAGTTGCTCGAAGCGAGGACGGTGAGGTGGATGGAGGAGCAGGAGTACAAGGAGCAGTGGAAGGCGGTCCTGGACGCGATCGATGATCGGATCCTGCGCGCCTGCCTCCCCAAGAATCCGGAAGCGGTGAGCCTCGGTGCTGA includes these proteins:
- the miaB gene encoding tRNA (N6-isopentenyl adenosine(37)-C2)-methylthiotransferase MiaB; its protein translation is MGKKAYIETWGCQMNVHQSERIAGLLARAGYEPTDDISTADLIVFNTCAVRQKAEEKVYGRIGEVMEQKRTRPVLFGFGGCIGQVRGEALLRRFPAIDFLFGTSDLNALPDLVARAAAGARVVHLPPPRGTEELPVRRASRVTAMVTISEGCSNGCSYCIVPRARGPLRSRPPEYVLREVEEALAAGYKEVLLLGQNVDSYGRDRPEYGDFAALLEQVARLGVPRIRFTSSHPRDMTTRVLEAVAAHRNVCNHIHLAVQSGSDRILREMNRGYTAGEFLDIVKRARELIPGINVTTDIIVGYPGETEADFRATIELIEEARFGTIFVAKYSPRPGTRSSRLPDDVPPEVKEARLQEVLALSRRIGLEINQRFIGRTVEVLIEGRNRNGDPYGRTDDHRTVVLPGATVEAGEFAVVRITRATSAGLHGEPAVPLEVKGEG
- a CDS encoding 1-phosphofructokinase family hexose kinase codes for the protein MIITVTLNPAIDKIYWVDRLRIEEEAQEEFLTRAVRSQTSAGGKGINISIFLARLGVENVAMGFVGGHTGHVVVRDLRDEGVTTNFVWVEGETRTNVTILERGREFIPIMVSEEGQAVSPVEMERFMRRYKRIVRRADWVILAGSLPPGVEPDTYRVLAAQAQAAGAKVAVMAGGTPLARVLAAGPDIVKPDTREHLVLENTHLSTRERIIAVGRKVVEHGVGMVVISHEVVGDLVITKDGGWDIESRVPATRFKNLVGADDALIGGIVYKLHSGAPLEEALRFGMAAGIASAESEEKLCNDVDEISHEMERITLTPLGGKDAGE
- a CDS encoding CBS domain-containing protein, with the translated sequence MRVSEIMTKDLTAVEKDISVRELIFILNSADISVMPIVDDDGVLIGIISEKDLIKAALPGYFEMLHSTSFIPDLNQFSTKLAKIARDPIERYMKRDVVSIAVDDDDLQAADLLIRKNLRSLPVIDKEGRLAGVVRRIDLLRNLL
- a CDS encoding LptF/LptG family permease, with amino-acid sequence MIMRRFDRYILREMIGPFLVSVGGLFLFILLNLILSLSGLLVDRGVGFSVMLRLLVLKTPTMLVLALPVSGLFATFLGLGRLVHDREIMALEASGIPLRRILLPLVIAALFLGIGDFGLYNWAVPPAERAYQATLRGIIFREGAPHIRANTFFRGPEGEFFYVRRYDESDRTLHEVLIYDTQRKLFPTANAAVTILTAREGKWDKEAWDLKDGRVYGYDSDGVLIYTGKFDHFRIAVGSAGIGALVSSRTPAEMGINELRERIALLRRSGLSADELIVECNLKLAIPLAAVVFVLFGGATSLLFAWRSRAVGIVIGFLLVGGFQGTLLWTQTLGRRGIISPALAAWIPDLAFGVIGIFLFLRLDRLHSGNARRWVRRFLPFLFVFLLAGTAFGATPPVAIDCDRLFISSDEAHVEANGNVHLSYEKTALSADRVRLDREEDGSWSMSATGAVSLRVGDGLELTGDEVSARLVPDGGGLTTGEASAGSFQGKSKFKNSKGEEHLLIYRGKEGRIAFDANGEVDEIEITDGELSTCDCCGGLLRAQPYSIETGRLILYPNRLIVAFNLSVRTFGTRVFWLPVYVQPLKETLESPLFPAVGESALHGFFLKWNLPFYFDRENYGAILFDYFSRFQEIGLGAVVHYALAGLSGRARVYFFPAKVGDSVTEVSLAPRLSLPGGGEAAGSVSYKAVGKTTSLSFSAAFTQALGEWDLSLAASRKTTEVDGTTRTVERLPELDLSRGDIQLGPLSVGARLSAGWYKEWRGDASAEAMKIETSVSGKPAAPLRFSIFSLSPRIGIDLSRYATGEGRESGTLAADLSAPGLKLSYTYRLVHGSSPFEFDRVETTDHLTWSLGGTGLAVAGGLDLAGSRFDPMRITTSFPPFSLRLDYDLNRATATKLIISGAWKGEGKSASFSLPYLPETGEFGKASFTVAAAAGNGSLSLKGTISPDRGIAADLKAEMKAESGWGLILSSGYRAG
- a CDS encoding DEAD/DEAH box helicase: MSVPWEAIGLSRFCAVDGEMRVCVEGGEPRPERDCTDTPLVSYADTDGISLGLLARVLLPTLSDHSLSGLCSYFRVTNRKGERIVALLAGLIEEGMTVSPRLLALLSRLLPGPTGDLLSALVPHASTSEERPPAEPTLDQGKESPAPVVTVEDALSPTGPVGQGMAAFEDRPGQLEMARLVEETFSTGGKLLVEAGPGTGKTFAYLVPALIYLRDHPGTRIVVSTRTKQLQEQVYEKDIPFLIPRIAPGVKAALLKGRENYACLRQWERVLPEVMDGLDRDLLIPLAYFAGWLFRTETGDIEENRAFLSAPRGWELWPRLADSPHRCSGPICPFYDDCFSFAARRRARAAGLVVVNHSLLLADLAADGGILGPYDYLIVDEAHSLEGTARDAFTVRLSAATLDRFLGEVHRRRGGWTGRVPLPPDDPRISSLRELVGTLRSANLRLFTRLGDLLPSEQRGPTPALDLGTEATRIVNLLARLRAEIEGLGEVLEDDAPDLAREAERLSVGADEIAGVYSTLFSPPQEGYVHWYERRGDGVFLHSTPLAVDRILAEALYPRAKGIVLTSATLTTDSGFSYIRQALGLAAAGERVREAVVASPFSYQEGMRIYLPRFLPPVNGDGEEYAGALSELITALAPLERKVLVLFTSYRLLNAVHARLSGTILAQGIDGPRGKLLEQFKGTKGGAVLLGTDSFWEGVDLPGEDLEVLVITRLPFPVPTDPVFSALCSRFEAEGHDPFLELSIPQAVLRLRQGVGRLIRTRADRGAVIITDRRILERGYGARFRASLPVEHISPPTLEALVRDLDDWLARGER